From a region of the Paenibacillus sp. R14(2021) genome:
- a CDS encoding MoxR family ATPase, whose translation MIPKQMAQQGESGLAEPLQGMEPDLWPAAAQQSLQLMMARVNSVLLGKSEVVSRVFSALLAGGHVLLEDVPGVGKTLLVRAIARVMGGEFRRIQFTSDMQPADVVGGMIWDGKRGELVFRQGPLMANVVLADEINRTPPRTQSALLEAMEERSVSADGETRQLPQPFMLLATQNPLRDDGTYPLPEAQLDRFMMRLSIGYPAPEDEIGMLESGRQRLLPELLRPVIVPEEWLRMQRDAQSVHVHPALLAYAVQVAGATRVSPDLLLGASPRASLDWIRASQAAAYVAGRRYVVPDDMKHTAVPVLAHRLLLRDEAWVKGSTPAKVLEAILSSTAVPMPASEGGRRR comes from the coding sequence ATGATTCCAAAACAAATGGCGCAGCAGGGAGAGAGCGGGCTTGCCGAGCCGCTGCAGGGCATGGAGCCGGATCTGTGGCCGGCCGCAGCACAGCAATCGCTGCAGCTGATGATGGCGCGCGTGAACAGCGTGCTGCTCGGCAAAAGCGAGGTTGTGTCCCGGGTATTCAGCGCGCTGCTCGCAGGGGGACATGTGCTGCTGGAGGACGTTCCCGGCGTCGGCAAAACGCTGCTCGTGCGCGCGATCGCCCGGGTGATGGGCGGTGAGTTCCGCCGTATTCAATTCACGTCCGACATGCAGCCGGCAGACGTCGTAGGCGGCATGATTTGGGACGGGAAGCGGGGCGAGCTGGTATTTCGCCAAGGGCCGCTGATGGCGAACGTGGTGCTGGCCGACGAGATTAACCGCACACCGCCGCGCACGCAGTCCGCGCTGCTTGAGGCGATGGAGGAGCGGAGCGTCTCGGCGGACGGGGAAACCAGGCAGCTGCCGCAGCCGTTCATGCTGCTTGCCACGCAAAATCCGCTGCGCGATGACGGCACTTATCCGCTGCCTGAAGCGCAGCTGGATCGGTTCATGATGCGTCTCTCCATCGGCTACCCGGCGCCTGAGGACGAGATCGGCATGCTGGAGTCCGGCCGCCAGCGCCTGCTGCCGGAGCTGCTGCGTCCCGTCATCGTACCGGAGGAGTGGCTGCGCATGCAGCGGGACGCGCAGTCGGTGCACGTGCATCCGGCGCTTCTGGCTTATGCGGTGCAGGTAGCCGGCGCAACCCGCGTTTCGCCGGATTTGCTGCTTGGCGCCAGTCCGAGAGCCTCGCTCGATTGGATTCGCGCTTCGCAGGCGGCTGCTTATGTGGCAGGAAGGCGGTACGTCGTGCCGGATGATATGAAGCATACGGCAGTGCCTGTTCTCGCGCACCGGCTGCTGCTCCGGGATGAGGCATGGGTTAAGGGCAGTACGCCTGCGAAGGTGCTGGAAGCGATCCTGTCGTCGACCGCTGTGCCGATGCCGGCTTCGGAAGGCGGGCGCCGCCGATGA
- a CDS encoding DUF58 domain-containing protein, whose protein sequence is MKAAGEKKTPAGGGAAAGKKEQGPGKAGAARAEAPKLRSRAFVRLAALLVLLISIAAVVERGGAVEWLFAAVAVLAAGGGLIMPYAAVGRITAERVVQESDLVDGGSAHVTLTLKLSRMLPFMWVSIREELVNQSAAAQSGAVTIEGALLPGINRQLSIDYRVNGLQRGEYAFHAITVRTGDMLGLTVRTFKLTCPGTLLVMPQPPKGEQLEELPGFQAGRNRNGVQPVLSFGGQMASAASRLRRDGAGSELRTYVPGDPLRRVDWRAMARGQGMLTRTGEAAEAGTILLVLETSLQVYGQNQRLFDAHAGRAAAIMKKAEREAKRVIVLTNSPEAAEIHTGGRGSSELREAEVRLAKLRLGAAKPMSQCLSDVVAGAPRGAVVICMTTGHADHDGAQAGESEAPENLRYGAKLAGVRGVRLLLLLSAAETGSRAAEASWLKQLQGTGCQVKALQVPDSYRSVRPRAAEISMRAAKEGGVNYVETANDGRSW, encoded by the coding sequence ATGAAAGCGGCGGGAGAGAAGAAGACGCCGGCAGGAGGCGGAGCCGCTGCGGGGAAGAAGGAGCAGGGGCCGGGCAAAGCCGGGGCTGCCAGAGCAGAGGCGCCGAAGCTGCGAAGCCGTGCGTTCGTGCGGCTGGCAGCGCTGCTCGTGCTTCTGATAAGTATCGCTGCAGTCGTGGAGCGCGGGGGCGCAGTGGAATGGCTGTTTGCGGCTGTCGCGGTCTTGGCTGCGGGCGGCGGCCTGATCATGCCCTATGCGGCTGTCGGCCGGATAACGGCGGAACGGGTCGTTCAGGAGAGCGACCTTGTCGACGGAGGCAGTGCTCACGTTACGCTGACACTGAAGCTAAGCCGGATGCTGCCATTCATGTGGGTGAGTATTCGGGAAGAGCTGGTCAATCAGAGTGCTGCCGCGCAGAGCGGTGCGGTTACGATTGAGGGTGCGCTTCTACCCGGTATTAACCGTCAGTTGTCGATCGACTATCGCGTGAACGGGCTGCAACGGGGTGAATATGCGTTTCACGCGATTACGGTACGCACGGGAGATATGCTCGGCCTGACGGTACGGACGTTCAAGCTGACCTGCCCGGGCACGCTGCTTGTAATGCCGCAGCCTCCCAAGGGCGAGCAGCTGGAAGAGCTGCCGGGTTTTCAAGCAGGACGAAACCGGAACGGCGTCCAGCCCGTCTTGTCGTTCGGCGGCCAAATGGCGTCGGCGGCTTCGCGGCTGCGGCGCGACGGCGCCGGTTCGGAGCTGCGCACCTACGTGCCTGGCGACCCGCTGCGGCGCGTGGATTGGCGGGCGATGGCAAGAGGGCAGGGTATGCTTACACGCACCGGCGAGGCTGCGGAGGCAGGGACGATCCTGCTCGTATTGGAGACGTCTCTGCAGGTGTACGGACAGAATCAGCGGCTGTTTGACGCGCATGCAGGGCGTGCGGCAGCCATTATGAAGAAGGCGGAACGGGAAGCGAAGCGCGTCATCGTGCTGACGAATTCGCCGGAGGCAGCAGAAATACATACCGGCGGCCGCGGCAGCTCCGAGCTGCGCGAAGCGGAAGTACGGCTTGCCAAGCTGCGCTTGGGAGCGGCAAAGCCGATGTCGCAGTGCTTATCCGACGTCGTTGCGGGAGCGCCGAGAGGCGCCGTCGTGATCTGCATGACGACGGGTCATGCAGATCACGACGGCGCCCAAGCCGGGGAATCGGAGGCGCCTGAGAATCTGCGCTACGGCGCCAAGCTCGCCGGCGTTCGCGGCGTCCGGCTTCTCCTGCTGCTCTCTGCCGCGGAGACGGGAAGCCGCGCGGCGGAGGCATCCTGGCTGAAGCAGCTTCAAGGAACCGGCTGCCAGGTGAAGGCGCTGCAAGTGCCGGACAGCTACAGAAGCGTCAGGCCGCGGGCGGCGGAAATTTCAATGCGTGCAGCCAAGGAAGGGGGCGTCAATTATGTCGAGACCGCAAATGACGGGCGGAGCTGGTAA
- a CDS encoding transglutaminase family protein produces the protein MSRPQMTGGAGNAGKHDSGAVSGEVKPGGTEEKGKPVGTGGAAKPPVRTGGPSKAAGSRLSKRQAEREGLQFFSYFTRRLITSMLLFGLIVEWLLPLQQLQQYTELYQVSPLLTAVGLFLAVGLFVPPAWTALLLNGCITIGAVLFLFMPQYHSVPNAVQALLRAIQHDALQMAQGNMMLSGETRTLLLISGLGMMSIAVQSLMWLRQWGLGLTALTAVYLLLLYGFLGLPVFPGLLRACAEGLLLSALVTVPRIERLTGTSNLFAAEGGRGILAGWTLGWWSGSAWLAVVIVASGIGASWSWSEGDTAKPAPWAAQALKWGEARMGEGSARTHTTAEEAMAETGLDSAAQTGYGFDDSKLGSPLTRDHTVLMTVVSKEAAYLRGDSKDIYTGSGWEQKEHDWQAVTVEGGDSGSKLDVNANSNAISSEAGGAPNTPFVQTVTAAVPTAGLPLFAGGSAAKVTALVLMNGSKEDSQEYKRDEATGALYPASDDNRVVRYMVETAVPAVHALRESDQGEASAAGVSDWHPASDPDEAAYTQLPAGLPARVSALAAQILADAGHPQGRYEQAVAIADYLRGHYAYDLDKTSIPAAGMDFVDDFLFRQKQGYCVHFASAMAVMLRTQGIPARYVKGFAAGEESRQAGSGEAALYTVRASDAHAWVEVLFPGVGWAAFEPTPGFAAPGSGASGEAGSPVPAGEGAKPGAAASVGGAAGTAGGEAAGARGMAGRLAAQLRAAAVRGAHAAAEAGRGAMASPPWAKAACAAGAVGAAGLAMAARRRKHERFAFAPALRRYGSAIQAGRHTAARSQFLQLADALWRELYKQCGAKPLHRTAREYAAALNLPPHTAPLVANFVRWDEEARYDAIARGLPTPDQMSELIAKWPNGKA, from the coding sequence ATGTCGAGACCGCAAATGACGGGCGGAGCTGGTAATGCGGGAAAACATGATTCAGGCGCTGTAAGCGGTGAGGTGAAGCCGGGCGGGACTGAAGAGAAGGGGAAGCCGGTTGGAACCGGCGGAGCGGCCAAGCCCCCGGTACGAACCGGCGGACCGTCAAAAGCCGCGGGCTCGCGGTTGTCCAAGCGGCAGGCGGAACGCGAAGGGCTGCAGTTCTTCAGTTATTTTACCCGCCGTCTGATCACCAGCATGCTGCTGTTCGGGCTTATCGTGGAATGGCTCCTGCCTCTGCAGCAGCTTCAGCAATATACGGAGCTCTATCAGGTCAGTCCGCTGCTCACGGCCGTCGGCTTGTTTCTCGCTGTCGGTCTCTTCGTGCCGCCCGCTTGGACGGCGCTGCTGCTGAACGGGTGCATTACGATAGGTGCAGTTCTCTTCTTGTTTATGCCGCAGTACCATTCGGTGCCGAACGCCGTTCAAGCCTTGCTCCGTGCCATCCAGCATGACGCGCTGCAAATGGCGCAGGGCAATATGATGCTGAGCGGCGAAACCCGGACACTCCTGTTAATCAGTGGCCTCGGCATGATGTCCATCGCCGTACAGTCCTTGATGTGGCTAAGGCAGTGGGGGCTGGGGCTGACGGCGCTGACGGCGGTCTATTTGCTGCTGTTATACGGGTTCCTGGGACTGCCGGTTTTCCCGGGGCTGCTTCGCGCTTGCGCGGAGGGGCTGCTCTTGAGCGCGCTTGTTACGGTGCCGCGGATTGAGCGGCTTACGGGGACGAGCAATCTGTTTGCTGCTGAAGGCGGCAGAGGGATTTTGGCGGGCTGGACGCTCGGCTGGTGGAGCGGCTCGGCTTGGCTTGCGGTCGTCATTGTCGCGTCGGGGATCGGGGCATCGTGGAGCTGGTCGGAGGGAGATACGGCGAAGCCTGCGCCGTGGGCGGCCCAAGCCCTGAAATGGGGTGAGGCGCGTATGGGCGAAGGTAGCGCGCGTACGCATACGACGGCTGAAGAAGCGATGGCCGAGACAGGCTTGGACAGCGCTGCCCAAACGGGCTATGGATTTGACGACAGCAAGCTCGGCAGTCCGCTTACGCGGGATCATACAGTCCTGATGACGGTCGTTTCCAAGGAGGCGGCATATCTGCGCGGGGACAGCAAGGATATCTATACCGGCAGCGGCTGGGAGCAGAAGGAGCATGATTGGCAGGCTGTTACTGTCGAGGGCGGCGACTCGGGTTCAAAATTAGACGTAAACGCGAATTCCAACGCGATTTCGAGTGAAGCGGGCGGTGCGCCGAATACGCCTTTCGTACAAACCGTGACCGCCGCGGTTCCGACAGCCGGACTGCCGCTGTTTGCAGGAGGCTCAGCCGCGAAGGTGACGGCACTGGTCCTGATGAACGGATCGAAGGAAGACAGCCAGGAGTATAAGAGGGATGAGGCAACGGGGGCGCTTTATCCGGCATCGGACGATAATCGAGTCGTGCGGTATATGGTAGAGACTGCCGTTCCGGCCGTCCATGCGCTGCGGGAATCGGATCAGGGGGAGGCTTCGGCTGCAGGCGTGTCAGACTGGCATCCGGCTTCCGATCCGGACGAGGCGGCGTATACGCAGCTTCCAGCTGGGCTGCCTGCCCGGGTGAGCGCGTTAGCCGCGCAAATCCTTGCCGATGCGGGCCATCCGCAAGGTCGTTACGAGCAAGCCGTGGCTATCGCGGACTATCTGCGCGGCCATTATGCATACGACCTCGACAAGACGTCGATTCCTGCAGCGGGCATGGATTTCGTGGATGATTTCTTGTTCCGGCAGAAGCAGGGATATTGCGTGCATTTCGCGTCGGCGATGGCTGTCATGCTGCGAACGCAGGGCATTCCTGCGCGGTACGTGAAGGGGTTTGCGGCGGGCGAAGAAAGCCGCCAGGCGGGATCCGGCGAAGCCGCGCTTTACACCGTGCGCGCGAGTGACGCGCATGCATGGGTGGAGGTGCTTTTCCCGGGCGTCGGCTGGGCAGCATTTGAGCCGACGCCGGGCTTTGCGGCGCCGGGCAGCGGCGCCTCCGGCGAAGCCGGCTCGCCTGTGCCGGCGGGCGAGGGGGCGAAGCCCGGGGCTGCCGCAAGCGTAGGCGGCGCGGCCGGCACGGCCGGCGGCGAAGCCGCTGGCGCCCGGGGCATGGCCGGGCGCTTAGCCGCGCAGCTGCGCGCTGCCGCGGTACGCGGGGCGCATGCCGCCGCGGAAGCGGGCCGCGGCGCGATGGCTTCGCCGCCGTGGGCCAAGGCGGCCTGCGCCGCAGGCGCCGTAGGCGCAGCCGGGCTCGCCATGGCCGCGCGGCGGCGCAAGCACGAACGCTTCGCGTTCGCTCCCGCGCTGCGCCGGTATGGCAGCGCGATCCAGGCGGGCCGGCATACCGCGGCCCGCAGCCAGTTCCTCCAGCTCGCGGACGCCTTATGGCGCGAGCTGTACAAGCAGTGCGGCGCGAAGCCGCTGCACCGCACCGCGCGCGAATACGCGGCGGCTTTGAACCTGCCGCCGCACACTGCGCCGCTCGTCGCGAATTTCGTGCGCTGGGATGAAGAAGCGCGCTATGACGCAATTGCCCGCGGCTTGCCCACGCCGGATCAAATGAGCGAGCTGATCGCGAAATGGCCGAACGGGAAGGCATGA
- a CDS encoding polymer-forming cytoskeletal protein, whose protein sequence is MFNWRRDKISTQLTDTFIGEGTIVEGPIRSSGSVRLEGQLRGDIFCEGDVTLGESAFAVSNITARNVYLAGQVTGNVRISGKLMITSSGKLYGDMDAATFVVEEGGVFQGNSAMDMGEPVMNPTQRRSGRDRRVAADPNWFGNERRTGYDRRNPEEAGFFQKKINYRGPEPASAGEAAEEAAVSREWDDAQGAASSTAAEPLRENGRTTMPSRHEAGELYAEGEPIRMDIPVAGEVGLELNDAVLDGYAPGAAAEKDHDAAADEPMAVIETEPAGSGPLYDKQQFAEAERAMKAAGNQPGIEVAPALETYAQHPVREQINEHEYLNNHEHEHINGLTYSGDQEQADAMDSAGSHAIKSEYEAVHASDDGIEASLEETKQADAHDGIAPETAAAAAIETLNEEAGGSEFADQLGVRTADIGDAAYEFAVDYDGDAAEDEIVSEFNGDAERELTSELDDDAAENNAMFFHEDEGSLGQKDETSFGQEVELMDASGFVRNEERKTAGSFSQKDELFDTSGPLPKVEQNTVKSAGSVYAYGFEEKTYANGSQHEQRTTSSAKAFNGRSAEDAAALLKNW, encoded by the coding sequence ATGTTCAATTGGAGAAGGGACAAGATTAGCACGCAATTGACGGATACGTTTATCGGAGAAGGCACCATCGTGGAAGGCCCGATCCGTTCTTCGGGAAGCGTTCGGCTGGAAGGTCAGCTCCGCGGGGATATTTTTTGCGAAGGCGACGTGACGCTGGGGGAGAGCGCCTTCGCCGTCTCTAACATTACCGCCCGCAACGTATACCTGGCTGGCCAAGTCACGGGCAATGTACGCATCAGCGGCAAGCTGATGATTACCTCTTCCGGCAAGCTGTACGGCGATATGGATGCGGCGACGTTCGTGGTCGAGGAAGGCGGCGTATTCCAGGGCAACAGCGCCATGGACATGGGCGAGCCCGTCATGAATCCCACCCAGCGCAGAAGCGGCCGTGACCGCCGCGTTGCCGCGGATCCCAATTGGTTCGGAAATGAACGCCGCACCGGGTACGACCGCAGGAATCCGGAGGAAGCCGGGTTTTTTCAGAAGAAAATCAATTATCGCGGGCCTGAGCCCGCCTCCGCCGGGGAAGCAGCCGAAGAAGCAGCGGTGAGCCGTGAATGGGACGATGCACAGGGGGCCGCTTCATCGACGGCAGCAGAGCCGCTTCGCGAAAACGGCCGGACGACCATGCCAAGCAGGCATGAAGCTGGTGAACTTTACGCGGAAGGGGAACCGATCCGTATGGACATCCCTGTCGCGGGCGAAGTCGGGCTGGAATTGAACGATGCCGTGCTGGATGGGTATGCGCCGGGTGCGGCTGCGGAAAAAGATCATGACGCTGCAGCTGACGAGCCGATGGCCGTCATCGAAACGGAACCTGCAGGGAGCGGTCCGCTCTACGACAAACAGCAATTTGCCGAAGCTGAACGTGCAATGAAGGCTGCTGGGAACCAGCCGGGAATTGAGGTCGCCCCAGCGCTTGAAACCTATGCACAACACCCTGTTCGAGAGCAGATTAACGAACATGAATATTTGAACAATCATGAGCATGAACATATTAACGGACTTACGTACAGCGGCGATCAGGAGCAAGCAGACGCAATGGACAGCGCTGGATCGCATGCAATCAAAAGTGAATATGAAGCCGTTCACGCGTCCGACGATGGCATTGAAGCCTCCTTGGAAGAAACGAAGCAAGCGGACGCGCATGACGGGATCGCGCCAGAGACAGCTGCTGCCGCAGCGATAGAAACCCTTAACGAAGAAGCTGGTGGTTCGGAATTTGCAGATCAATTGGGAGTTCGTACTGCGGACATCGGTGATGCGGCGTATGAGTTCGCTGTTGATTACGATGGTGATGCTGCTGAGGATGAAATAGTTAGCGAGTTTAATGGCGATGCAGAGCGAGAGTTAACTAGTGAATTGGACGACGATGCCGCTGAGAACAATGCTATGTTCTTCCATGAGGATGAGGGCAGCTTAGGGCAGAAAGATGAGACTAGCTTCGGACAAGAAGTCGAGCTTATGGATGCAAGCGGCTTCGTGCGAAATGAGGAGCGTAAGACCGCGGGCAGCTTCAGTCAGAAGGACGAGCTGTTCGACACAAGCGGTCCTTTGCCGAAGGTTGAGCAAAATACCGTCAAATCGGCGGGCAGCGTGTATGCCTATGGTTTCGAAGAAAAAACCTACGCGAACGGCAGCCAGCACGAGCAGCGCACCACTTCCTCGGCGAAAGCCTTTAACGGCCGCAGCGCCGAGGATGCCGCTGCACTGTTGAAGAACTGGTAA